The DNA region TCTCCGGATTATTAGCACTTTGTATAAGTCTAATATCCATAAAATCTCAAGCACAAGTGGCATTGAGTGTACGAGTTGGGGTTCCAGCTCCAGTTGTCGTGGCACCGGTAGTGGTGGCTCCTGCTCCGGTAGTGATTGCTCCTGCTCCTGTAGTGGTTAAACCTGTCACTACGGTAATTGAGACACCGCCAGTTGTTGTAGCTCCTGCCCCTGTTGTTGCGGTAAGACCTGCGGTTATAGTGCCTGCTCCGGCGGTAGTGGTTGCTCCACGACCTCGGGTTGTTGTTCATCCGGTAGTGGCTGTTCGCCCTGTGTATGTACGTCCAAGCAGAACTGTAATCGTCAGACGCTAGTAGGCCTGAAAATTTTATTTATTGCATCAACACATAGTTCTTATGGGAACTATGTGTTTTCTTTTGAAAACAACTTACTGTTTTTTTAGTGTGTCCAGTACAGTTGGCAACGTATTGATGCCCCAGTGTTCGTAATATTTTCCATCTTTGATACGAACAATATCAATGACGGAAATATGGATTTCCTTTCCCGTGGGTGGAATGACCAGCAAAGTTCCGGTCATCGTGCCGCTGATTGTTTTTCGGGTAGTTACCAGATCTCCCTCTGCAATTTGTTGAAAGACGGTCACCTTCAAGTCCGGCATGGCAGGACGCAAAATTTGATTAAATGTATAAATCATTCCAGCTGCTCCCTGTGATCCTTCGGGGGCGGAGTGGTTGACAAAATCGGGATGCATCAATTCATGGAAACTGTCAACATTTCCTTGTTCTATCACTTCTTTGTTAAAGCGGAGTACTATTTTTTTGTTTGCTTCTGTATTCATATCCATTGCGTTTGCTATCTGCAAAATTAAATCAAGCTTCCACATTATGCTTGTTCTCAATGTTCAATTCACCTGGCAAAATGTTCAATACAGTTCAATAAGTCTTTTTCAGCCTTTCTAAACGGCACAACTTTGTACAAACAAAACACATTCGTTATGTACAAAGTATTATTTTCTTTTCTGTTGATGTTAGTGAGCATTGCAGGATTTTCCCAAAACACAAAAGATCCTATTATTGGCAAATGGACAGACGATGCGCAGGACCGCACTATTGAGTTTGTAGCACAAGGCGACCATTTCAATGCGGTGATCCTAAAGGCCAAGGACGGTTCTCTGGTCGGGAAAACGCAGATTAGTGGCTTACAGATAAATGGTTCCAATGCTTACAAAAACGGAACGATTTACGTAATCAAACAAGGCAAGACGGCAAGTTGCACCGCGAAAATCAATGGCAATAACCAATTGGTCATTACCGGCAAAATGGGCTTTTTTTCTAAAAGTCAAACCTGGACAAGAACAAAATAGGTTTTCCGACTCATTAATCAGATGCTATTCAGATGAAAAAAATAGTTTTTATCCCTTGCTTTTTTTTATCCGTTGCGGCCCATGCGCAGCAAGTGCAGATTCATTCGCTTGCGGAACTCCTTCGCTATGCGGACAGCAATGCCATCGTATTGAAAAGTTCGGTTTTGCAACAAGATATTTCGGTTTCTAAACAACAAGAATCTAAATCTTATCTGTATCCCAATGTCACGGGCACTTCAGGATTCAATGACAATCTGACTTTGCAGCCTACACTTGTACCCGAACAGCTTTTTAATTCATCCGCTCCTGACGGTAGTTTTAAGGAAATGAAATTTGGCAAGCAATATATGTATTCAGCGGGATTGCAAGCGCAGTGGAACTTTTTAGACTTTCAGAAAAAGTTTGCCAGCAAGACAGCCGCATTGCAGGTAAAAGCAGACCAATCCAATACGCAAAGAGCCCGTTTCAATACTTATAACCAATTGGCGTCTACGTATTATTCTATTTTAATGGATAAAGATGCTTTGCTTATTTATAAGAAAAACAAAGCTGTTTCCACAGAAATACTCTCCAATGCCAAAGAGAAATATAGTAAAGGAATCATAAGTGAAGCCGACTTTAATGAGGCGGCGATGCAAAACCTGAAAAATGAACGGGACGTTGCCAGTACGCAGCAGGATATCGAAACGCTTTACCGGCAATTGCAGACGCAGCTCAACCTGACGGAGATAGTAGTTGTTTCATTCGAAGATTCAAACGGGAACAATACACCTCAAACGGATATTACCTTTTTATGGGCGACACATCCAGAGGTGGCGTGGCAGCAGACACAGGTTGATTTGGCTCATGCAAGTCTGAAAGAGTCCAAAGCATTGCGGTTGCCGTCTTTAAGTGCCAACTATGCGTACAACTATAATTGGGCGATGACGGGTTTCGTGGATTTCAGCAATGCCAGTCATTTGCCACAACAATATGTCGGGTTGAAACTAAACGTTCCCATATTTAACGGTTTTTCCACTAAGCAGAAAATCGCACAGTCTCAGTTTGCCGTACAGCAGCAAGAACTGCAATTGGAAAATATAAAAATAACGGAAGCCAAACAGGATGAGATTTTAGTCATTCAATATAGGCAGTCCGTTGACAAACTTCAAAAAAACAAAGTCATTTTAGACTTACAGGATAAAACAGATTTTCATTATGCCAATCAATACAAAAGCGGATTGATTAGTCTGGACGTGCGACTGACGAAGTACAAAGATTTGCTTTCTGCACAGAACGACTATTTGCAAAGTCTGGCTGATTATCGACTTTCCACATATAAACTATATATCCGACAATTAAACTATCAACCATTATCCAATGAATAATAGAATATTTTCTCATAAGGCTGTTATCTTGCTGGCTTTACTGTTGAGTGCTGCCTCTTGTAAGAAAGTGCAGACTACTTCCCCGCTTCGCAAAGACATCCAGCAATCTGTATTTGCCAATGGTTTTTTAGAATTTGACAACCAATATACCATTGCTGCAAATGCTGCGGGCATTCTTTACGGACAAATAGTCAAAGAAGGTGATAGCGTTTCCGCCAAGCAAATGATTGCCCATATCAACAGCAATTCTCAGGAAAGCCAAGTGCAACAGTCTACTTTTGTTTACAAAAATGCAGAACAAAATGCTTTGAGTAATTCAGCACAATTGGCACAGATTGAGCAACAAATACTACAAGCCAGTTCGCAATTAAATCAGGACAAAACCAATTACCAGCGTTACAGTGAGTTGATCGCCACCAATTCCGTATCCAAACAGGATTATGAAAACGCAAAATTGCAGTACACCAATTCGCTCCATAACTTGGATATCTTGCAAAAGAAATATACCGACACTAAAACCTCTTTGCAACTGAATGCCAATACCAGCAATAGCGAGCTCAAAAGCCAGCGTGCTATTCTGGACAACTATAAGGCGCAGGCGGATGGTGCAGGCGTGGTGATTGCCGTCTATCGTAAGAATGGCGAAGTGTTGAAAATCGGTGATCCGATTGCGTTAATCGGCAATGGAAGCTATATCATCAAACTATACATTTCGGAAGATGATATTGTAAAGGTTTCATTGGGACAAAAAATTTCCGTGCATCTCAATACATACACAGATCAGGTATTTTGGGCAACTGTTACCAAAATTTATCCCGGATTTGACAATGACCAGCAATCTTACACGATAGAAGCAAAATTTGACCAATTGCCGCCCAAAATGTTTTCCGGCACGCAATTACAAGGAAATATCCAAACCGGTGTGATCAGAAATGCCTTGGTGATTCCGGCTGCTTATTTGCAAAAAAACAATATTGTTCAATTAAAAGATGGCAGCGTAAAAACGGTAAGTATTGGTGCAAAAGATGACCATTGGGTACAGATATTATCTGGATTGTCAGAAAACGATGTGCTAAACGCACCTAAAAATTAACGATGAAAACCAATTTAAAAATAGCGTGGGTGCATCTCACCTCCCGCTTCCGTCAATTGCTGGTCGCTACGTTGAGCGTTACTTTCGGCATATCGATGTACATTTTCATGAATAGCTTTATGTCGGGCGTTAATGATGCGCAGACGGACATCACTTTCACGTCGATGGCACACATCCGCATCTATAATGATCTTTCGGACAGCACGCCGGCACCTATTGCAACAACGAATAATACCGGTACGATACAAATAGTCAGCAATGCGCACAACATCCGTTATACAGACGGTATCAAAAATGCGGATCCAATAGTGAAAGCTATTTCATCCGTCTCCGATGTGGCGCATGTAACGGAACAGCTCAACCAGAATGTCTTTATCCGAAACGGCGTTACCAAAATCAGCGCGTCCTTGTCCGGCATTGACGTACCCAACGAAGACGCGGTTTTTGGCATTTCCCAATACATGACCGAGGGAAATATTTATACCTTGGAAAAAAGAACGGATGCCATTGTATTGGGCTTGGGTTTGGCGCAAAGTTTAGGGGTAAAAATGGGCGACAATATCCAGTTGACGACCGCTGATGGTGTGAACAAAAACTATACGATTTGTGGCTTGTTCCAAACGGGATCAACAGGTACGGATCGCACTAAAGCCATGATTTCCATACATGCTGCGCGGCAGGTTTTTTCCAAAAACAAAAGTTATGTAACGGACATTCAGATCAATATCAAGGACTATAACAAAGCCCGGGAAGCCGTGGTAAAAATGAATGGCATTACCAACTATAAAATCGAACCCTGGATGGACGGCAACAGTCAATTGGACTCTGCCAATACTTTGCGGAACATACTGGCAGTGGCGGTTTCGTTGACCATTTTGATCGTTGCCGGATTTGGCATTTACAATATTATGAATATGACCGTCAACGAAAAAATCAGGGAAATAGCCATACTAAAAGCTATGGGCTATAGTGGTAAAGATATTGTTGTTATATTCCTGACTCAATCCGTGGTAATCGGTATTGTCGGCGGCATTGTCGGGCTTGGTTTGGGATATTTGATTTCCATAGTCATTAGCCATGTACCATTCCATATCGCCACGCTGAATACATTGCCCATCAATTTTGAACCAAAAGATTACGTACTGGCTTTCATTTTCGGACTGATCGTAACTTTTTTTGCCGGTTACCTTCCTGCGGCTAAAGCCTCCAAGGTTGATCCCGTGGATATTATGAGAAGCTAAGAAAGATTGCCAAACATTTCACATCTCACTCAATAAAAAATGAACGCATTAAAAGCCAACCATATCATCAAATATTTTCGCACGCCGGAACCTTTTGAAGTGCTGAAAGACTTGACTTTTGAAGTCAGCCAAGGTGAATTTGTTTCCATCATTGGGAAATCCGGTTCGGGGAAATCCACACTTTTATATCTACTCTCCACGATGGACACGGATTACGAAGGCACAATTGAAATCAACGGCACAACAGTTACTGGAAAAGGACAGAACGAATTGGCCGCATTCCGCAACGAGCATATTGGTTTTGTGTTCCAATTTCACTATCTGCTGCCTGAGTTTACATTATTGGACAACGTTATGCTACCAGCATTAAAATTAAATAGAAAATCCAAGGAAGAAATAGAAAACAGAAGCTTGGTGCTATTGCAAATGCTGGATTTGAAAGGTCAAGAACATAAAAGAGCTTCCAATATTTCCGGTGGTCAGGCTCAGCGTGTTGCCATTGCTCGTGCTTTGATCAACGAACCAACGATCATTATGGGCGATGAACCGACGGGTAATCTGGACAGTAAAAACACGCAGATTGTTTTCGATATTTTTAAACAATTAGCGCACGAAAACGGACAAACGATTATTGCCGTTACACACGATGATGATTTTGCGCAAAAAAGCGACCGCATTATCGAGTTGATGGATGGAAAAATTATTTCATAAACAAATAAAGCAATACAATGCATCTAAAAAATATATTTACCCTACTCATTTCCTTTTTGATCTTCTCAATTTCCGCAAAAGCACAACTGCAGGAATTACCTTTTTTCGGAGTGAATTACAATACGGGAAAACTCAAAAACGATACAAGTAACGGTAACAATAAGGCTTTTTCTGCCTTTATGAACATCCCGGTTGTACATTCCGACAAAAGAACCGTTGGCGTCAGGCTTCAATATCAAAACCAAACGATAAGTGGCCTTGGCAGTTTGCTCGACCATCGTTTACAACTTGTGGACGCCAATATTTACTGGCGCAGGAAAATTGCCGACAACAAATGGCTACATTTCTTTGGACAGGCAGGGATATATTCGGATTTCAAAGACATTAGCGGCAAAGATTACCGTTTTATGCTGGGTGGTATATACACCGTTAAACATTCTGAAAGACTTACCACAGGCTGGGGAATCAACTACGCCCGTCAGTTTTTCGGTAACCAGATCAATCCGTTCGTGGCTATTAATTATGACATCAATGACCGGTGGAAACTCGCCGGTTTATTGCCCATCAATCCTATATTGACGTTCAAAATCAACGACCATTTTTCTTGGAGCAACGAACTCAATGCAAAAGTAGAAAGTTACCGTTTGTCTGCAATAGATAATGACAATGGCTTCATCCAAACGAAAGGCTGGCGCGGCATTTCACAATTGAAATACACCATTAAAAAACATCACCAGTTCGCG from Rhizosphaericola mali includes:
- a CDS encoding ester cyclase — protein: MNTEANKKIVLRFNKEVIEQGNVDSFHELMHPDFVNHSAPEGSQGAAGMIYTFNQILRPAMPDLKVTVFQQIAEGDLVTTRKTISGTMTGTLLVIPPTGKEIHISVIDIVRIKDGKYYEHWGINTLPTVLDTLKKQ
- a CDS encoding DUF2147 domain-containing protein, giving the protein MYKQNTFVMYKVLFSFLLMLVSIAGFSQNTKDPIIGKWTDDAQDRTIEFVAQGDHFNAVILKAKDGSLVGKTQISGLQINGSNAYKNGTIYVIKQGKTASCTAKINGNNQLVITGKMGFFSKSQTWTRTK
- a CDS encoding TolC family protein, producing the protein MKKIVFIPCFFLSVAAHAQQVQIHSLAELLRYADSNAIVLKSSVLQQDISVSKQQESKSYLYPNVTGTSGFNDNLTLQPTLVPEQLFNSSAPDGSFKEMKFGKQYMYSAGLQAQWNFLDFQKKFASKTAALQVKADQSNTQRARFNTYNQLASTYYSILMDKDALLIYKKNKAVSTEILSNAKEKYSKGIISEADFNEAAMQNLKNERDVASTQQDIETLYRQLQTQLNLTEIVVVSFEDSNGNNTPQTDITFLWATHPEVAWQQTQVDLAHASLKESKALRLPSLSANYAYNYNWAMTGFVDFSNASHLPQQYVGLKLNVPIFNGFSTKQKIAQSQFAVQQQELQLENIKITEAKQDEILVIQYRQSVDKLQKNKVILDLQDKTDFHYANQYKSGLISLDVRLTKYKDLLSAQNDYLQSLADYRLSTYKLYIRQLNYQPLSNE
- a CDS encoding efflux RND transporter periplasmic adaptor subunit, with amino-acid sequence MNNRIFSHKAVILLALLLSAASCKKVQTTSPLRKDIQQSVFANGFLEFDNQYTIAANAAGILYGQIVKEGDSVSAKQMIAHINSNSQESQVQQSTFVYKNAEQNALSNSAQLAQIEQQILQASSQLNQDKTNYQRYSELIATNSVSKQDYENAKLQYTNSLHNLDILQKKYTDTKTSLQLNANTSNSELKSQRAILDNYKAQADGAGVVIAVYRKNGEVLKIGDPIALIGNGSYIIKLYISEDDIVKVSLGQKISVHLNTYTDQVFWATVTKIYPGFDNDQQSYTIEAKFDQLPPKMFSGTQLQGNIQTGVIRNALVIPAAYLQKNNIVQLKDGSVKTVSIGAKDDHWVQILSGLSENDVLNAPKN
- a CDS encoding ABC transporter permease, producing the protein MKTNLKIAWVHLTSRFRQLLVATLSVTFGISMYIFMNSFMSGVNDAQTDITFTSMAHIRIYNDLSDSTPAPIATTNNTGTIQIVSNAHNIRYTDGIKNADPIVKAISSVSDVAHVTEQLNQNVFIRNGVTKISASLSGIDVPNEDAVFGISQYMTEGNIYTLEKRTDAIVLGLGLAQSLGVKMGDNIQLTTADGVNKNYTICGLFQTGSTGTDRTKAMISIHAARQVFSKNKSYVTDIQINIKDYNKAREAVVKMNGITNYKIEPWMDGNSQLDSANTLRNILAVAVSLTILIVAGFGIYNIMNMTVNEKIREIAILKAMGYSGKDIVVIFLTQSVVIGIVGGIVGLGLGYLISIVISHVPFHIATLNTLPINFEPKDYVLAFIFGLIVTFFAGYLPAAKASKVDPVDIMRS
- a CDS encoding ABC transporter ATP-binding protein, giving the protein MNALKANHIIKYFRTPEPFEVLKDLTFEVSQGEFVSIIGKSGSGKSTLLYLLSTMDTDYEGTIEINGTTVTGKGQNELAAFRNEHIGFVFQFHYLLPEFTLLDNVMLPALKLNRKSKEEIENRSLVLLQMLDLKGQEHKRASNISGGQAQRVAIARALINEPTIIMGDEPTGNLDSKNTQIVFDIFKQLAHENGQTIIAVTHDDDFAQKSDRIIELMDGKIIS
- a CDS encoding DUF6268 family outer membrane beta-barrel protein, which gives rise to MHLKNIFTLLISFLIFSISAKAQLQELPFFGVNYNTGKLKNDTSNGNNKAFSAFMNIPVVHSDKRTVGVRLQYQNQTISGLGSLLDHRLQLVDANIYWRRKIADNKWLHFFGQAGIYSDFKDISGKDYRFMLGGIYTVKHSERLTTGWGINYARQFFGNQINPFVAINYDINDRWKLAGLLPINPILTFKINDHFSWSNELNAKVESYRLSAIDNDNGFIQTKGWRGISQLKYTIKKHHQFAAGIGYNFRQDISYFNNAPANDWKIFTFNLSNHNKAVQTTQVKGVNFNIGYSFMF